One genomic window of Burkholderia diffusa includes the following:
- the lysM gene encoding peptidoglycan-binding protein LysM, with the protein MGLLSFIKEAGEKLLGHADAQAAEDPNAANQTAADAIKNYINTQGLDTSNLTVAFDGASRTVTLSGSVADLDTKAKVKVAAGNVQGVAGVNDDDLQPDDPEVQYHDVKPGDTLSAIAKEVYGDANKYPAIFEANKPMLSSPDRIYPGQKLVIPPQS; encoded by the coding sequence ATGGGTCTTCTTTCGTTTATCAAAGAGGCGGGTGAAAAACTGCTGGGTCACGCCGATGCGCAGGCAGCGGAAGATCCGAATGCCGCGAACCAGACCGCGGCCGATGCGATCAAGAACTACATCAACACGCAAGGTCTCGATACGTCGAATCTGACCGTCGCGTTCGACGGCGCATCGCGCACCGTCACGCTGTCGGGCAGCGTCGCCGACCTCGACACGAAGGCGAAGGTCAAGGTCGCGGCCGGCAACGTGCAAGGCGTCGCGGGCGTCAATGACGACGATCTGCAGCCGGACGATCCGGAAGTTCAGTACCACGACGTGAAGCCGGGCGACACGCTGTCGGCGATCGCCAAGGAAGTGTATGGCGACGCGAACAAGTACCCGGCAATCTTCGAGGCGAACAAGCCGATGCTGTCGAGCCCGGACCGGATCTATCCGGGCCAGAAGCTCGTGATTCCGCCGCAGTCCTGA
- a CDS encoding asparaginase: protein MNTPNSATPSSAPALPRIAVLATGGTIAGAAPDAASTAGYQAGALGVNFLLDAVPALASVARIDAEQVANIDSKDLALPLWNTLASRVDALMADPAIDGIVITHGTDTLEETAYALHLVVTGDKPVVLTAAMRPATALSSDGPLNLLNAVTVAAHPAARGQGVLVAFNNRIHGARDVVKTSTYAVDAFQSPELGALGWVQDGRVEFARRVTRSRDAHLAIAAAWPPVEVVASYAGVTRTAVDALVAAGVRGLVVAGTGNGSIHATLQAALADAVKAGVAVVRASRVGSGHVMRNGAANDDALGFVSAGSLSPFKARVLLMLALANGVQGRGALQRAFDTL, encoded by the coding sequence ATGAATACTCCGAACTCCGCAACTCCCTCGTCCGCGCCGGCACTGCCGCGCATCGCCGTACTCGCCACCGGCGGCACGATCGCCGGCGCCGCGCCGGACGCCGCCAGCACGGCCGGCTATCAGGCCGGCGCGCTTGGCGTCAATTTCCTGCTCGACGCGGTGCCGGCGCTCGCGTCGGTCGCACGCATCGATGCCGAGCAGGTCGCCAACATCGACAGCAAGGATCTCGCGCTGCCGCTCTGGAATACGCTCGCCTCGCGCGTCGACGCGCTGATGGCCGATCCGGCGATCGACGGCATCGTGATCACCCACGGCACCGACACGCTAGAGGAAACCGCATACGCGCTGCATCTGGTCGTGACCGGCGACAAGCCGGTCGTGCTGACGGCCGCGATGCGGCCGGCCACCGCGCTGTCGTCCGACGGTCCACTGAACCTGCTGAACGCGGTGACGGTTGCCGCTCACCCGGCTGCGCGCGGGCAGGGCGTACTCGTCGCGTTCAACAACCGGATCCACGGCGCGCGCGACGTCGTGAAGACGAGCACCTACGCGGTCGACGCATTCCAGTCGCCGGAGCTGGGTGCGCTCGGCTGGGTGCAGGACGGCCGCGTCGAGTTCGCGCGCCGCGTGACGCGCTCGCGCGATGCGCACCTGGCGATTGCCGCCGCGTGGCCGCCGGTCGAAGTCGTCGCGAGCTATGCGGGCGTGACGCGCACAGCCGTCGACGCGCTCGTCGCGGCCGGCGTGCGCGGCCTCGTGGTGGCGGGCACCGGCAACGGGTCGATCCATGCGACGCTGCAGGCGGCGCTCGCCGATGCGGTGAAAGCGGGTGTTGCCGTGGTGCGTGCGTCGCGCGTCGGCTCGGGGCACGTGATGCGCAACGGCGCCGCGAACGATGACGCGCTCGGTTTCGTGAGCGCCGGGTCGCTGAGTCCGTTCAAGGCACGCGTGCTGCTGATGCTCGCGCTCGCGAACGGCGTGCAAGGGCGCGGCGCGCTGCAACGCGCATTCGATACGCTGTGA
- a CDS encoding PsiF family protein produces the protein MKIQSLVAAVLLGGMLASPAFAANSQQDKMKACNTQAAGKTGDERKAFMKDCLSAKPAKKMSQQEKMKACNTQAADKKGDDRKAFMKSCLSSQPAA, from the coding sequence ATGAAGATCCAATCGCTCGTAGCCGCAGTGCTTCTCGGCGGCATGCTGGCTTCCCCCGCTTTCGCGGCGAACAGCCAGCAGGACAAGATGAAGGCCTGCAACACCCAGGCAGCCGGCAAGACGGGCGACGAACGCAAGGCGTTCATGAAGGACTGCCTGTCGGCCAAGCCTGCAAAGAAGATGTCGCAGCAGGAAAAGATGAAGGCCTGCAACACCCAGGCCGCCGACAAGAAGGGCGACGACCGCAAGGCGTTCATGAAGAGTTGCCTGAGCAGCCAGCCGGCCGCCTGA
- a CDS encoding YSC84-related protein, whose translation MQKRNLVLKAAAALIVGSLALTGCTTTPDKPDNAATNASKRQAIDSSVDATLSRMYSTVKGSRELVAKSRGVLVFPDVIQAGFIVGGQTGNGALRVGGSTVGYYNTSSLSVGLQAGAQSKAVVFLFMTQEALDEFRGSDGWAAGAGASVALVKMGANGAVDTTTATAPVQVIVLTNAGLMGDVSINGTKVTKLKI comes from the coding sequence ATGCAAAAACGGAACCTCGTGCTGAAAGCCGCCGCTGCGCTCATCGTCGGCAGCCTTGCGCTCACCGGTTGCACCACCACCCCCGACAAGCCCGACAATGCCGCGACCAACGCGTCGAAGCGTCAGGCGATCGATTCGAGCGTCGACGCAACGCTGTCGCGCATGTATTCCACGGTCAAGGGTTCGCGCGAACTCGTCGCGAAGTCACGCGGCGTGCTCGTGTTCCCGGACGTGATCCAGGCAGGCTTCATCGTCGGCGGTCAGACGGGCAACGGCGCGCTGCGCGTCGGCGGCAGCACGGTCGGCTACTACAACACGTCGTCGCTGTCGGTCGGCCTGCAGGCCGGCGCGCAGTCGAAGGCCGTCGTGTTCCTGTTCATGACGCAGGAAGCGCTCGACGAATTCCGCGGCTCGGACGGCTGGGCAGCCGGCGCCGGTGCATCGGTCGCGCTCGTGAAGATGGGCGCGAACGGCGCGGTCGACACGACCACGGCCACCGCGCCGGTCCAGGTCATCGTGCTGACCAACGCCGGCCTGATGGGCGACGTGTCGATCAACGGCACGAAGGTCACGAAGCTGAAGATCTGA
- a CDS encoding glycosyltransferase family 4 protein produces MRIAQIAPLTESVPPKLYGGTERVVSYITEALVDLGHDVTLFASGDSTTRARLEPVWPRALRLDSSIRDRVAPHMLLMETVARRAKDFDVLHFHMDYYSFSVFNRQDTPFVTTLHGRLDLPEQQPVFDTFNTAPVISISNSQRQPLPQAKWLTTVYHGLPDALYLPQSVEPRYLAFLGRISPEKRVDTAIRIARQCGLPIRIAAKIDAADQEYFEREIKPLFALPHVEYIGEIADHQKAEFLSGAHALLFPIDWPEPFGLVMIEAMSCGTPVIAFNRGAVPEVLDEGVSGFIVEDEISAVAAVNRLHLLPRARVRQRFEERFTSRRMAQQYVDVYQSLIRAQKRSRFKVIDSTT; encoded by the coding sequence ATGAGAATTGCCCAGATCGCCCCGCTGACCGAATCCGTGCCGCCGAAGCTGTACGGCGGCACGGAGCGCGTCGTGTCCTACATCACCGAGGCGCTCGTCGACCTCGGCCATGACGTGACGCTGTTCGCCAGCGGCGATTCGACGACCCGGGCCAGGCTCGAACCGGTGTGGCCGCGCGCGTTGCGGCTCGACTCGTCGATCCGCGATCGCGTCGCTCCGCACATGCTGCTGATGGAGACGGTCGCGCGCCGCGCGAAGGATTTCGACGTGCTCCATTTCCACATGGATTACTACTCCTTTTCGGTTTTCAACCGGCAGGACACGCCATTCGTGACGACATTGCACGGCCGTCTCGATCTGCCCGAGCAGCAACCGGTGTTCGACACGTTCAACACCGCGCCGGTGATCTCGATCTCGAATTCGCAGCGCCAGCCGCTGCCGCAGGCGAAATGGCTGACGACCGTGTACCACGGGCTGCCCGATGCGTTGTACCTGCCGCAGTCCGTCGAGCCGCGCTATCTCGCGTTCCTCGGTCGCATCTCGCCGGAGAAGCGGGTCGACACGGCGATCCGCATTGCACGCCAGTGCGGGCTGCCGATCCGGATCGCAGCGAAGATCGACGCGGCGGACCAGGAATACTTCGAACGCGAGATCAAGCCGCTGTTCGCCCTGCCGCACGTCGAATACATCGGCGAGATCGCCGACCACCAGAAGGCCGAATTCCTGTCGGGCGCGCATGCGCTGCTGTTTCCGATCGACTGGCCGGAGCCGTTCGGGCTGGTGATGATCGAGGCGATGTCATGCGGCACGCCGGTGATCGCGTTCAATCGCGGCGCGGTGCCGGAGGTGCTGGACGAGGGTGTGTCGGGCTTCATCGTCGAGGACGAGATCAGCGCGGTGGCCGCCGTGAACCGGCTGCACCTGCTGCCGCGCGCACGGGTGCGGCAGCGCTTCGAGGAGCGCTTCACGTCGCGGCGGATGGCGCAGCAGTACGTCGACGTGTACCAGTCGCTGATCCGCGCGCAGAAGCGCTCGCGCTTCAAGGTGATCGATTCGACGACCTGA
- a CDS encoding AAA family ATPase — MTALNTLAIANYRSLRELIVPLAALTVVTGPNGSGKSSVYRALRLLADTAQGRVIPSLAREGGLPSTLWAGPERFSRAMLNGDVPVTGTVRNGPVSLKLGFAGDDFGYAIDLGLPVPSRSQFALDPVVKRECIWGGALLRPSTLLVDRQGAQIRARTGSGEWRTVPQPVASFDSMMTEFADPVGAPEMIAVRERIRSWRFYDHFRTDAQAPARQSHIGTHTPVLADDGADLAAALQTIREIGDAAALDAAIDDAFPGASIDIDNPGGRGRFDVLMRQPGLLRPLSAAELSDGTLRYLLLAAALLTPRPPALMVLNEPETSLHPDLLPALGRLIAQAAQRSQVLVVSHAARLIATLEREAGCESLVLDKQLGATVLVDADTRDLPPWKWPSR; from the coding sequence ATGACCGCGCTGAACACGCTCGCCATTGCCAACTACCGCTCGCTGCGCGAGCTGATCGTGCCGCTCGCGGCGCTCACCGTCGTCACGGGGCCGAACGGCAGCGGCAAGTCGAGCGTGTACCGCGCGTTGCGGCTGCTCGCCGACACCGCGCAGGGGCGCGTGATTCCGTCGCTCGCACGCGAAGGCGGGCTGCCGTCGACGCTGTGGGCCGGGCCCGAGCGCTTTTCGCGCGCGATGTTGAATGGCGATGTCCCGGTGACCGGCACGGTGCGCAACGGGCCCGTGAGCCTCAAGCTTGGCTTCGCGGGCGACGATTTCGGTTATGCGATCGATCTCGGCCTGCCGGTGCCGAGCCGTTCGCAGTTCGCGCTCGATCCCGTCGTGAAGCGCGAATGCATCTGGGGCGGCGCGCTGCTGCGTCCGTCGACGCTGCTGGTCGACCGGCAGGGCGCGCAGATTCGCGCGCGCACCGGGTCGGGTGAGTGGCGCACGGTGCCGCAGCCGGTCGCAAGCTTCGACAGCATGATGACCGAGTTCGCCGATCCGGTCGGCGCGCCGGAGATGATCGCGGTACGCGAGCGGATCCGGTCGTGGCGTTTCTACGACCATTTCCGCACCGATGCGCAGGCGCCGGCCCGGCAGTCGCACATCGGCACTCACACGCCGGTGCTCGCGGACGACGGTGCCGATCTGGCCGCCGCGCTACAGACGATTCGCGAAATTGGAGATGCCGCCGCACTCGATGCGGCGATCGACGACGCGTTTCCCGGCGCATCGATCGATATCGACAATCCGGGCGGCCGCGGCCGCTTCGACGTGCTGATGCGCCAGCCGGGGCTGCTGAGGCCGTTGTCGGCCGCCGAGCTGTCGGACGGCACGCTGCGCTACCTGCTGCTCGCGGCCGCGCTGCTGACGCCGCGGCCGCCTGCGCTGATGGTGCTGAACGAACCCGAAACGAGCCTGCACCCCGATCTGCTGCCGGCGCTCGGCCGCCTGATCGCGCAGGCCGCGCAACGTTCGCAGGTGCTGGTCGTGTCGCATGCGGCGCGGCTCATCGCGACGCTCGAACGCGAGGCCGGCTGCGAGTCGCTGGTGCTCGACAAGCAACTCGGCGCGACCGTGCTCGTCGACGCGGATACGCGCGACCTGCCGCCGTGGAAATGGCCGTCGCGCTGA
- a CDS encoding mechanosensitive ion channel family protein — protein MISIEELQRIADAPLHAWLGTLGVSVIVVLVVAIVHRVGARIVKRIAQPYPLMSVILRYIDKPSLVTLALLALEFLWIQADEGMSFVRGMRTAAAVGSIVSLTWLLVRLAAGVGDAIIQAHPMDAADNLHARRVHTQAKVLVRTIMVLIVIIGTGAALMTFPNVRQVGASLLASAGVAGLVAGIAARPVLGNLIAGLQIALTQPIRLDDVVVIQGEWGRIEEITGSFVSVRLWDQRRLVVPLQWIIENPFTNWTRSSSEIIGTVYLSVDYRTPLAPLREELARLVHAAPEWDGRVQVLQVTDATERTMQLRALVSAADSSACWDLRCRVREGLIAYLQTRFPQCLPRSRMELYPHDSALGEPSPERPHARPPAASTAANTAADPKATEGR, from the coding sequence ATGATTTCAATCGAGGAATTGCAGCGCATCGCCGATGCGCCGTTGCATGCGTGGCTCGGCACGCTGGGCGTGTCGGTCATCGTCGTGCTTGTCGTCGCGATCGTGCACCGTGTCGGCGCACGCATTGTCAAGCGCATCGCGCAGCCGTATCCGCTGATGAGCGTGATCCTGCGCTACATCGACAAACCGTCGCTCGTCACGCTCGCGCTGCTCGCGCTCGAGTTCCTGTGGATCCAGGCGGACGAAGGCATGTCGTTCGTGCGCGGGATGCGCACCGCCGCCGCGGTCGGCTCCATCGTGTCGCTGACCTGGCTGCTGGTGCGGCTCGCGGCCGGCGTCGGCGACGCGATCATCCAGGCCCATCCGATGGACGCGGCCGACAATCTCCACGCACGGCGCGTGCACACGCAGGCCAAGGTGCTCGTGCGAACCATCATGGTGCTGATCGTGATCATCGGCACCGGCGCCGCGCTGATGACGTTCCCGAACGTGCGCCAGGTCGGCGCGAGCCTGCTGGCATCGGCCGGCGTCGCGGGGCTGGTTGCCGGCATCGCCGCGCGGCCGGTGCTCGGCAACCTGATCGCCGGGCTGCAGATCGCGCTCACCCAGCCGATCCGGCTCGACGACGTCGTCGTGATCCAGGGCGAGTGGGGCCGCATCGAGGAAATCACCGGCTCGTTCGTGTCGGTGCGGCTGTGGGACCAGCGCCGGCTTGTCGTTCCGCTGCAGTGGATCATCGAAAATCCGTTCACGAACTGGACGCGCAGCAGCTCGGAGATCATCGGCACGGTGTACCTGTCCGTCGATTACCGCACGCCGCTCGCGCCGCTGCGCGAGGAGCTCGCGCGGCTCGTCCATGCGGCGCCCGAGTGGGACGGCCGCGTGCAGGTGCTGCAGGTGACCGACGCGACCGAGCGCACGATGCAGTTGCGCGCGCTCGTCAGCGCGGCCGACTCGTCGGCGTGCTGGGATCTGCGCTGCCGCGTGCGCGAGGGCTTGATCGCCTATCTGCAGACGCGCTTTCCGCAATGCCTGCCGCGTAGCCGGATGGAACTGTATCCGCACGATTCGGCGCTGGGCGAGCCGAGTCCCGAACGGCCGCATGCGCGGCCGCCAGCCGCCAGCACGGCGGCCAACACCGCGGCCGATCCGAAGGCCACCGAAGGCCGCTGA
- a CDS encoding Rap1a/Tai family immunity protein — protein sequence MLRAMFCAAAFAVPLSAAAFTGADLDRLCAKTDVKSRASCAAYIEGAADGVYNTIDAIGGTTGPRVGQYFCLPPDIRAQQMTDAVRKYIAENPKLADYNASTAVSLGLGKAFPCRGGN from the coding sequence ATGTTGCGGGCTATGTTTTGTGCCGCGGCGTTCGCCGTGCCGTTGTCGGCGGCGGCTTTCACGGGCGCGGATCTCGACCGGCTGTGCGCGAAGACGGACGTCAAGTCGCGGGCGTCGTGCGCGGCCTACATCGAAGGCGCCGCCGACGGCGTCTACAACACGATCGATGCGATCGGCGGCACCACGGGGCCGCGCGTCGGGCAGTATTTCTGCCTGCCGCCCGACATCCGGGCGCAGCAGATGACCGACGCGGTGCGCAAGTACATCGCGGAGAACCCGAAGCTGGCCGACTACAACGCGAGCACCGCGGTGTCGCTCGGTCTCGGCAAGGCGTTCCCCTGCAGGGGGGGCAACTGA
- a CDS encoding ankyrin repeat domain-containing protein has protein sequence MTKPTTYLPKRALVAAALVASGLLAAAGAHAESLDAIVKAVKFDDIADIGKQLKSGKLDPNTLAPNGDPILVIAAREKSDKVAAAIATTPNVDLEKEDKAGENALMLASLNGDVGLVKLLIDKGAEVSKKGWAPLHYAATNGQDEVVKILLDHDAYIDTASPNGTTPLMMAARGNHASTVNLLLDQGADPQVKNQLGITALEFAKHYKAPDAIDILSKRTVRIGASAPADAQKSAK, from the coding sequence ATGACGAAGCCGACCACATACCTGCCCAAGCGCGCACTCGTCGCCGCCGCGCTCGTCGCGAGCGGCCTGCTGGCCGCCGCCGGCGCGCATGCCGAGTCGCTCGACGCGATCGTCAAGGCGGTCAAGTTCGACGACATCGCCGACATCGGCAAGCAGCTCAAGAGCGGCAAGCTCGATCCGAACACGCTCGCGCCGAACGGCGACCCGATCCTGGTGATCGCCGCGCGCGAGAAGTCCGACAAGGTGGCCGCCGCGATCGCGACGACGCCGAACGTCGATCTCGAGAAGGAAGACAAGGCCGGCGAGAACGCACTGATGCTCGCGTCGCTGAACGGCGACGTCGGGCTCGTCAAGCTGCTGATCGACAAGGGCGCGGAAGTCAGCAAGAAGGGCTGGGCGCCGCTGCACTACGCGGCGACCAACGGCCAGGACGAGGTCGTCAAGATCCTGCTCGACCACGACGCGTATATCGACACCGCATCGCCGAACGGCACGACGCCGCTGATGATGGCCGCGCGCGGCAACCACGCGTCGACGGTCAACCTGCTGCTCGACCAGGGTGCCGATCCGCAGGTGAAGAACCAGCTCGGTATCACCGCGCTCGAGTTCGCGAAGCACTACAAGGCGCCGGACGCGATCGACATCCTGAGCAAGCGGACGGTGCGCATCGGCGCGTCGGCGCCGGCAGATGCCCAAAAGAGTGCAAAATGA
- a CDS encoding TatD family hydrolase, which produces MFVDSHCHINFKGLADRLPAVLENMREHDVTHALCVSVDFETLPDVLAIAQAHDNVYASVGVHPDHEDAREPTLAELIELAAHPKVVAIGETGLDYYRLEGRSIADMEWQRERFRTHIRAATATMKPLIIHTRSSSEDTLRIMAEERADVPGGVMHCFTEPWPVAEQALAQNFHISLSGIVTFKNATDVQDVARRVPLDRLLIETDSPYLAPVPYRGKPNEPAYVSHVGRFIASERGIAVEALADATTQNFFRLFKIAR; this is translated from the coding sequence ATGTTCGTCGATTCTCACTGCCACATCAATTTCAAGGGTCTCGCCGACCGCCTGCCGGCCGTGCTGGAGAACATGCGCGAGCACGACGTCACGCACGCGCTGTGCGTGTCGGTCGACTTCGAGACGCTGCCGGACGTGCTCGCGATCGCGCAGGCGCACGACAACGTGTATGCGTCGGTTGGCGTGCACCCCGATCACGAGGACGCACGGGAGCCGACGCTCGCGGAGCTGATCGAGCTCGCCGCACACCCGAAGGTCGTCGCGATCGGCGAGACGGGCCTCGACTACTACCGCCTCGAAGGGCGCTCGATCGCCGACATGGAATGGCAGCGCGAGCGCTTTCGCACGCACATCCGCGCGGCGACCGCGACGATGAAGCCGCTGATCATCCATACGCGCTCGTCGTCGGAGGACACGCTGCGGATCATGGCCGAGGAGCGCGCGGACGTGCCGGGCGGCGTGATGCACTGCTTCACCGAGCCGTGGCCCGTCGCCGAGCAGGCGCTCGCGCAGAACTTCCATATCTCGCTGTCGGGGATCGTCACGTTCAAGAACGCGACCGACGTGCAGGACGTCGCGCGGCGCGTGCCGCTCGACCGGCTGCTGATCGAAACCGACTCGCCGTACCTCGCGCCGGTGCCGTATCGCGGCAAGCCGAATGAACCTGCGTACGTCAGCCATGTCGGACGCTTTATCGCATCCGAGCGCGGGATCGCCGTCGAGGCGCTCGCCGATGCGACGACACAGAACTTTTTCCGGCTGTTCAAGATCGCCCGCTAA
- a CDS encoding DNA polymerase III subunit delta': MIYPWQTDDWTRLQQLRAQWPHALLLHGQAGIGKLQFAQHLAQGFLCEAPQPNGEPCGTCAACTWFAQGNHPDYRIVLPEALAGEAPGAADDAKPADADEGGKKTRTPSKEIKIEQVRALLDFCGVGSHRGGARVVVLYPAEALNVAASNALLKTLEEPPSGVVFLLVSARIDRLLPTIISRCRQWPMTVPAPDAAAAWLAAQGVDDARALLAEAGGAPLAALALASDENRPLRDFTLGQLAAGAACDPFACGETLQKLPVPLVLGWLQRWLYDLLAQRMAGAPRYFPMQAAALARCADAVDANALARFMKAVTRQRTVENHPLNARLVFEELFLGYREMFA; the protein is encoded by the coding sequence ATGATCTATCCGTGGCAGACCGACGACTGGACTCGCCTGCAGCAACTGCGCGCGCAGTGGCCGCATGCGCTGCTGCTGCACGGCCAGGCCGGGATCGGCAAGCTGCAGTTCGCGCAGCATCTCGCGCAGGGCTTCCTGTGCGAGGCGCCACAGCCGAACGGCGAGCCGTGCGGTACCTGCGCGGCCTGCACGTGGTTCGCGCAGGGCAACCATCCGGACTACCGGATCGTGCTGCCCGAGGCGCTCGCGGGCGAGGCACCGGGCGCTGCCGACGATGCGAAGCCGGCCGACGCGGACGAAGGCGGCAAGAAAACGCGCACGCCGAGCAAGGAAATCAAGATCGAGCAGGTGCGTGCGTTGCTCGACTTCTGCGGAGTCGGTTCGCACCGCGGCGGCGCGCGCGTCGTCGTGCTGTACCCGGCCGAGGCGCTGAACGTCGCCGCGTCGAACGCGCTGCTGAAGACGCTGGAGGAGCCGCCGTCCGGCGTCGTGTTCCTGCTGGTGTCGGCGCGTATCGACCGGCTGCTGCCGACCATCATCAGCCGCTGCCGGCAGTGGCCGATGACCGTGCCGGCGCCCGACGCCGCCGCGGCGTGGCTCGCGGCGCAGGGTGTCGATGATGCGCGCGCGCTGCTCGCCGAAGCCGGCGGCGCGCCGCTCGCCGCGCTGGCGCTCGCGAGCGACGAGAACCGCCCGCTGCGCGATTTCACGCTCGGCCAGCTCGCCGCCGGCGCCGCGTGCGATCCGTTCGCGTGCGGCGAGACGCTGCAGAAGCTGCCGGTGCCGCTGGTGCTCGGCTGGCTTCAGCGCTGGCTGTACGATCTGCTCGCGCAGCGGATGGCGGGCGCGCCGCGCTATTTCCCGATGCAGGCGGCCGCGCTCGCGCGGTGTGCGGACGCGGTCGATGCGAATGCACTCGCACGCTTCATGAAGGCCGTGACGCGCCAGCGGACGGTCGAGAACCATCCGCTCAATGCCCGGCTCGTATTCGAGGAACTGTTTCTCGGTTATCGGGAAATGTTCGCGTGA
- the tmk gene encoding dTMP kinase, with product MASGKFITFEGIDGAGKTTHLQWFCERLQARLAASGRQVVVTREPGGTQLGEKLREILLNQPMDLETEALLMFAARREHLALVIEPALARGDWVVSDRFTDATFAYQGGGRGLPRDKLETLERWVQGGFQPDLTVLFDVAPQVASERRGAARMPDKFESESDAFFSRTRGEYLRRAQEAPHRFAIIDATQTIPEIREQLERVLATL from the coding sequence ATGGCGAGCGGTAAATTCATCACGTTCGAAGGTATCGACGGAGCGGGGAAGACCACCCACCTGCAATGGTTCTGCGAACGCCTGCAGGCCAGGCTGGCCGCGAGCGGTCGGCAGGTCGTCGTCACCCGCGAGCCGGGCGGCACGCAACTGGGCGAGAAGCTGCGCGAGATCCTGCTGAACCAGCCGATGGACCTCGAGACCGAGGCGCTGCTGATGTTCGCCGCGCGCCGCGAGCACCTCGCGCTCGTGATCGAGCCCGCGCTCGCGCGCGGCGACTGGGTCGTGTCAGATCGCTTCACCGATGCCACGTTCGCGTACCAGGGCGGCGGCCGCGGGCTGCCGCGCGACAAGCTCGAGACGCTCGAGCGCTGGGTGCAGGGCGGTTTCCAGCCTGACCTGACGGTCCTGTTCGACGTCGCGCCGCAGGTGGCGAGCGAGCGCCGCGGCGCCGCGCGCATGCCCGACAAGTTCGAAAGCGAGTCGGACGCATTCTTCTCGCGCACCCGCGGCGAATACCTGCGGCGTGCGCAAGAGGCGCCGCACCGCTTCGCGATCATCGACGCGACGCAGACGATTCCCGAGATCCGCGAGCAGCTCGAACGCGTGCTCGCCACGCTGTAA
- the mltG gene encoding endolytic transglycosylase MltG, which yields MSLLKKCAATVVALAVVVAAAGAGGGYYWATRPLLLGAASLDVTIKPRSSVKSVALQLKRGGVPVEPLGFVAMTRVLGLSSRLKSGNYEFKTGITPYDVLQKIARGDVNEYVATVIEGWTFKRMRAELDGNPDLAHATAGMSDAELLRAIGAPESAIQRGSGEGLFFPDTYLFDKGTSDLNIYRRAYHLMQTRLDEAWSARVPGLPYKTPYEALTIASIVEKETGHAADRAFVAAVFANRLRIGMPLQTDPSVIYGMGDAYDGRLRKRDLQADTPYNTYTRRGLPPTPIALPGVAALQAAINPAQTSALYFVAKGDGTSVFSDTLGDHNKAVDKYIRGQ from the coding sequence ATGTCCCTACTGAAGAAATGCGCCGCGACTGTCGTGGCGCTGGCCGTCGTTGTGGCCGCTGCCGGCGCGGGCGGCGGGTATTACTGGGCGACCCGGCCGCTGTTGCTGGGCGCCGCGTCGCTCGACGTCACGATCAAGCCGCGCAGCAGCGTGAAGAGTGTCGCGCTGCAGCTCAAGCGCGGCGGCGTGCCGGTCGAGCCGCTCGGCTTCGTCGCGATGACGCGCGTGCTCGGGCTGTCGAGCCGGCTCAAGTCCGGCAACTACGAATTCAAGACCGGCATCACGCCGTACGACGTGCTGCAGAAGATCGCGCGGGGCGACGTGAACGAGTACGTCGCGACTGTGATCGAAGGCTGGACCTTCAAGCGGATGCGCGCGGAACTCGACGGCAATCCCGATCTCGCGCACGCGACGGCCGGCATGAGCGACGCCGAACTGTTGCGCGCGATCGGTGCGCCGGAAAGTGCGATTCAGCGCGGCAGCGGCGAAGGGCTGTTCTTTCCCGACACTTACCTGTTCGACAAGGGTACGAGCGATCTGAACATCTACCGTCGTGCGTACCATCTGATGCAGACGCGTCTCGACGAAGCATGGTCCGCGCGCGTGCCGGGGCTGCCGTACAAGACGCCTTACGAAGCGCTGACGATTGCGTCGATCGTCGAAAAGGAAACGGGCCATGCGGCCGATCGCGCGTTCGTCGCCGCCGTGTTCGCGAACCGGCTGCGCATCGGGATGCCGCTGCAGACCGATCCGTCCGTAATCTACGGCATGGGAGACGCATACGACGGCCGTTTGCGCAAGCGCGACCTGCAGGCCGACACTCCTTACAATACCTACACGCGCCGCGGGCTGCCCCCGACGCCGATCGCGCTGCCGGGCGTCGCCGCGCTGCAGGCGGCAATCAATCCGGCCCAGACGAGCGCGCTCTATTTCGTCGCGAAGGGCGACGGCACGAGCGTGTTCTCGGACACGCTCGGCGACCACAACAAGGCCGTGGACAAGTACATACGAGGTCAATAA